The Candidatus Zixiibacteriota bacterium region TCTTGTCCAGTTTAATTTCCAGACCGCCGGGAAGGGAAAGATTGTCAAACAGCCCCCGAGCGGCTTTGATTATCAAATTGGAGTCATCAGTAGGAAGTTGCTCGCTCCCTTCGACCGTCAGCTTTAGCCCCGGGCTCTCCGTTTTTGAGAAATCGAGGCGGTCAAACAGGCTGACAGCTTGAAACCAGGAGTAGATATTATGATAGCCGTCGGCTCTCTTTTCCAGCACTTTCAGAAAGAGATTGATTTTTGCGGGCGCCTTGATGCTGATATCGGTCATATATGTCTCAGGATAGAGGGGCCTACTCCTCTGAGGGGAAAATCTTACAAAAAAAACATTTGCGCAAGGAAAATCTGCGCAAGACATCTCAAAAATGGATAAAATGCTCGATTTGATAGTGCAATGGCATCGTCAGAGAAAAGTGCCGTCGAAAAACCTCACCATCTCAGATTAGGTGATGACGGCGATCGCCTATTCGTAGCGAAGGGCCTCAATCGGATTAAGACGCGAGGCTTTGCGCGCCGGATAATAACCGAAAAAGATGCCGACCGCGGCGGAGAAGAAAAAGGCCAGCGCCATCGACTCCGGCGCCACCAGAACAGGCCAACCGGCGAATTTGGAAATCATGTTGGAGGCAAAAATACCAAGTCCGATTCCGATTATTCCGCCGATAATGCTGAGAGTGGTCGCTTCGGTCAGAAACTGACGGAGAATATCGCGCCGCCGCGCTCCGATAGACATACTAATCCCGATTTCGCGGGTGCGCTCCGTCACCGAGACCAGCATGATATTCATAATGCCGATACCGCCCACCAGGAGCGACACCGAAGCGATTATCGCCAGAAGCACCGCCATGGTATTGGAGGTGGAGCTGGCCGTCTGGGAGATATCGGTCTGGGTGCGGATGGTGAAATCGTCATCCTGCCAGTCCTGTAAGCGGTGCCGCAGGCGGAGAATCTCCCGAGTCTGCGTTTCCGCCAGCGGAATTCTCTCCTTGCTGACCGCCGACATGATAATGGAGCCGATATAATCGACCCCCATCAGTTTTCTCTGCACGGTGGTGTAGGGAGCGATGATAATATCATCCTGGTCGCGTCCCATGGCATTCTGCCCTTTGGGCGAAAGGGTGCCGAGCACCTTGAAAGGAAGTTTGCCGATACGGATGGTCTGTCCGACCGGGTCCTGGTTGGGGAAAAGATTATCGACCACAGTCTGCCCGATAACGCAAACCTTGGTAGCGCCGCGGATATCCTGCTCGGTGAACAGCTCTCCGGAATTCAATCGCCAATCGCGAATCTTGAAGAAGTCGGTGTTGCCGCCCCAGATTTCAGTGAACCAGTTCTGATTGCCATAGACTACCTGGCGGTTGGCGCGAAGGTTTGGTGAGATGGCATGCACGGCCGGCGCCCCTTCTTTGATGGCTTCAATATCTTCAAGCGTCA contains the following coding sequences:
- a CDS encoding ABC transporter permease; the protein is MRFFEIIKVAFWSLMRHKARAILTMLGIIIGVGAVVAMVAVGKGAQVSVEAQIASLGSNILMVWPGSVSTRGVHSGAGAAQSLTLEDIEAIKEGAPAVHAISPNLRANRQVVYGNQNWFTEIWGGNTDFFKIRDWRLNSGELFTEQDIRGATKVCVIGQTVVDNLFPNQDPVGQTIRIGKLPFKVLGTLSPKGQNAMGRDQDDIIIAPYTTVQRKLMGVDYIGSIIMSAVSKERIPLAETQTREILRLRHRLQDWQDDDFTIRTQTDISQTASSTSNTMAVLLAIIASVSLLVGGIGIMNIMLVSVTERTREIGISMSIGARRRDILRQFLTEATTLSIIGGIIGIGLGIFASNMISKFAGWPVLVAPESMALAFFFSAAVGIFFGYYPARKASRLNPIEALRYE